The DNA window GAAAGGGATTTATAAGGAAAATTACCCGCGTATCTCCTTTTCTTGTTAGCTCTTCTTCTTTTGCGCTCAGCCTGTGTAAGTTCTGCATCTTCTTTAACATCACCTTTTCCTTCAAATATTTCTTCAGGAGCAAGCATTGCAGCATCTGAAACAGCTACAGGTGCAATcttcaaaagaaacaaaaggagtAAGGAAAATCATGTCATGGAATGCTCAACTGTACAACAGCATGGAGAAATGAAAGATTTTATTACCTCCTCCATTGCTAGAGCAGGTACATTTGCTTGTATTGACATGTCCTCAATCACCTGAAAAGTGAACATTTACCTTTTAAGTTAGATTCACTAAAAGAAACTGCAGATGTAGGTAAAAGAATCTTGTCATTGTTTCATACCGGCTTTGGAGCAAAATGGAAATGCGATAGTGCATCCAACTTCAAGCATATTCtcttaaataaagtatttgcCTAAGTGGAAACAAGATTTAGGTCAGTGCAACGAAGTATCACTTTgttaatatgaaaaataatgcagcAAGCCTGCAATATCATCACAAGGAAAAATGCACAAAGGATCAAGTTGACAATGGTACTGcagaaaaatacaatttaaaaataactaagtaAAGCCAGTTCGCATCCTTATTGCTACATAGTAAGTAAATGAACATTGTGACCAGAAGTAACTCAGTTCTTGATTCATccaaaaagaaatgaagtCTGCTACTACCACCAAAAAAGGAATTTTAATCAATTGCATATCCATGAGGCAAAAACCATTATCAATCACCTTGAGAAGATCTTTTCCCAAGATATTGCTATCTAGGCTTGGAAATGGGGCGGGTCTGGTCGGGCCAGGTTGCACAAGAACAGCCTGGCCCCAGAACAGAAAGCGGAGGAGTTTCGTTCCCCATTCCCAACCCCGACGGTTCCCCGAACCCGACCGGGCCCCGCTGCCCAAAATGGAGTCAATAATCCCTCCAATCAGCACAACACAATAtgccaaaatataatcataactCTCAAGTTATACATGGATTGAGAGGAGGGTTAGGTTTATATATCAATGTTCTATCAACTGGGCCATTGGGTCAGAGGGGTTGCACATGTTTCAGGGCCCGTGGGGACCCACGGGTGAATTTCAATCCCCATTCACGGAACTTTCCGAGGCCTTCCCCGCTCCCCCGCCCCGATCCCTGTAAGGGCGGGTCCCCGGCCCTAGTGGGgaaattgccatccctattGCTAGCACCTTGCAAGCATTACTAGACAGAAAGGAAAACATTGAATAAAGTAGTGACACTGTAGCAATCAAAGTATAGGTAGGATATAAgaagttttttgtttgaaaggtCATAATAGCAGTGACAGGCATCCGCTGAGAAGAATGCAAGCTTTCCTCTGTGACATGTAAATTGCCGGTTTTCCCAGCATACAATTGATTTTAACTCAACAAATATCACATAATCACACAACAAttaaacaagactagaaaaatTGCACTCTTAACAATAGAAATAACACGGGCCTTTAGTCCCGTGAAAACTAATAGCCATACTGTAATAGAAAGCAACCAGTTACTCACCtctttcttcagttcatcCGAAATAGAAAGTGGTGCAGCTGCAAGCCCAGCCTTTTGCGCATAATCATCCTGGGCAAACACGGACACAAACACCAACCctcaataaattataattaaatcaaTCTTAAGTAGCAAGCTCTTTGAATACAAAAAAATAGTGGTTGTATTCTAATAGTGCAAACCTCATATAGTTCAGCAAGACCCTTCTTGCTCTTACTTTCATCCTGTTGAAATAATATTGATAAAAGACATCAATCACAAAATTAGCTATTGTTATAATCAATGAGTTTTGTTATTGGACAAGGGTAAGACAATACCAGCtccttgtgttctttgggGGCTTTAGATGGCAAGGGAGGAGGCTTTTCAACATCATCAAAATGACCCTACAAGGAACCAACAAGCAATGCTCCCTCAGTATTAGTATCACAAGGCCACACATACAAAAATAGATGCCACAGGATTCAAATATTAACCAAGTTGAAAACACGCCCATTACACCATGTCCAAAAAGTAAACAAGTCAAACAACACGTGTACCTCTATGATTCTTTTCTTTATCATCTCTTCAAGAGAAGCAGTGACTTCCTCGGTGATTACTGGGGCAGGTCTTACATTGTGCTCAAAATCAAGGTCCACTTCCAGAGCACTGTTTTTGGGTCTGCTGGAAGCATTAACCTTCAGGAATTCAAGTGGTTTCATTACAATAAATTGATGGTTAATGCCAAAATGATTTCTAAGTTACAGATATGTCTTATTTAGAAACTAATGAATGAATAAGCATATTATCTATTACCTCTCCCTGCATGGTCCATGTACTAGGTTCAAGATTAGCTTTCTCGATGTCCTCTATTTTAGCACGCATCTTCAGGCATGCCTTCTCGTGAGTTGATAATGCCTGTTCATCCTGCAGAATTGGAAGAACATGTTGATAAACAAGTATATGTGCCTCACTTGTTATATTGAagtgagaaaatttaatactGGACTAACAATTCCAACATCATTTTTGTCATCAACTTCCAGTTTTTCATGTGGTTCATCCTGGAATTGAACTTTCTTGGAACCACCCTTCTTCTTTACTTTTTGGTCACTTCCTTCCTCAAAGAAATGCTTATACCTGGAAAAAAACACCTTTGCTGGTAAAAGTGTGACATTATAAATGCACAAATATTAAATACAAACAAAAGCTGGGCAAAATGGTTATGCTTTGCTCAGTTCATAGCCTATGGAAGCCTGTAAAGGCTTCGCTGGACAAATACAGGAAAGGTAGGAAATAATGATATAATGCACTTACTGTGCATGATGAGACCTTGCAACTATCTAATCAGACCCACTTTTGCTTATAGGGACATTTGCAGTGgtaaaaatgtttcaaaatataccaACTGCTATGCTATATGCTAAAATGCTATGTTTTTTCCATGGTATCATGTCTCTAATCTTTTTGTACATcacacataattttttttttgtagatCAGTTTATTTGATATGATCCTATCAGCTACTAcatggctttttttttccattctatTTGGCCATACAGGTGGTAATGCATAGATATTCTAATGTTCAACAAGCTTCTTCTATGATTTAATCTGTTTTTATCAGGCTCAGTTTCTTTTgatatcatcatttttttagcaGTTTGTATGCTAAagaaatatgtttatttgttatatttttgaatttaattgaTTCTATTCCCATTCAATTATTTGGAGCCCATTGTTTTCCTAATCCATTTGCCCTTTTATGCCCTTTTCTGGCTATTGATCTCATAAAAAACCAGCCTTATATCTAATATATTATcatgaaaagaaacctaaTAAGTCCAATACCCCAATCATGTGTCGAACATGAAAATGATGATATAGGAAAATCCTGTGAACTGTGAAGAAGTATTCAAGTGATTCTGCAATTAGAATTTATAAATGACTAACATTTCTCTATCTAAAAATACCATAAAATCTTCAGAAAAGCAACTAAAATGTAGTTTAAAGCTATCGGATAGCCTGTTATAAGCATCAGACTGCCTAAAGATAAAAACACTGTGTGGATACCAAAAATGTGCTGCATTTTTTCAGTCGTTATATAAGCATTCTCTGAAATTAGCATAAAGGCTTACATTATATCTCCAACtgcaccctcttcttcttcgtcatCATCGAAGTCTTCCAgctagattaataaaaaaatgatacataAGAACACCGTTTAACAAACGTGCATCTTGGATAAAACTATACCTAAAGTTCAAGCAGCAATATCATAAAACTTATGTCATGTGCTAAATTTCCTGAGCCATAAACCGTTTCTCTCTTGCGTCTACAGAAATTCTAGGCTGTATTCTTATATACTTGCGGttctattttataaatcttCAATAATTTAACAAGGGATGCAATTAAAAAATGCTTACATCCAAGcgttcatcatcttcttcttcatccccGTCATCCTCATCCTCATCGAGATCCTGCtcgtcctcctcatcctcatcaCTCTCCTCTTCCATCCAGttcattcttttcttcttcttcccttgCTTGGCACCCCCACCgtattcctcctcctcccccttctcCACGAACTCCTTCATCTCCTTTATACTGAAGAACTTGTCTTCCACCCCATGCTTTGCTTTACCCTCATGTTCTTCCTTTacatcttcctcttcctcctcaccCGATTCATCTTCATGATCTACGTCGTCCAACTCCAATTCGCCACCTTCTccatcctccccctcctcctcctcctcctcctcctctgacGACTCCTCTTCGGCATCAATGGACTTCGATTCCGGACGAGGAGGCGCCTGAGACGGAGGTTGATgctcgaggcggcggagctggcGGCGCAGGTGGGGAACAAGGGGGCGGGAGAGCAGCTCAATCTGGGACCAAATCTGCTCAGCGTCGAAGGCGGGGCCCGCGAGGAGTTCGGAGAGCGGAGGCGGCTGCGCGGGGGAGAAGGGCACGAGCGAGGCGTAGAGGTGCTTCGAGGCCtcccgggcggcggcggcgaggtccgcGGACGGGGAGAGGTAGAGAGCCGGGTCGGCGTcgcgcagccgccgcagcgccgcctcgcccttgTCGGCGTCGAAGGGTTCGTCAAAATCCATCGCCATTACTGGGTGGGAAGCGAATCGTGGGAGGttgagaggaggggaggggaggaggcggctccGGGGAAGGGGAAGAGGGGGCTAACTAGGGTTTAACGCTTCAAAGGAAAACATGATTTCCTCTCGTTCTCAATTTTTCTGTTTTCCGAAAagctaaacaaaatatatatgtattatataattttgtaaattttagtatataagTTAATCATCTCACatttagattttaattttatagtaattaattttattatttatgtcaTTAAATAGTTgtcataaaattaaaaatatttcatcttgATCGagaaataatacaaatataatactaacatcataacaaaataaatttatctttgaaCAATTAATGCATTGAAGTTTGTGGAAATAAGgaacaaatatattagaaatagataaaagcaaagtatatttatattgtgattTGATACCGGAgtctttttttacttgtattaGTATAATTACCATTGATcattgatgaaaaataaagttattttagataaatggAGCAGTAAACATGCCTAAGAGTATATGATTTGTCTGTCCTTTTAATTGTTATATATGTCTACGTCTAAAACAGAGCATTCGTTGGTATAAACCCAACGTTAAAAAGTCTTTTATGGCCTGTGTaagatttctaaatttaaccAGTCAGCTCGTCTAATGGCACCGATAATCCTACAAATTGTGTAAAGGTTAAATTAGGAGAAACAATACTAACatgtttatatagaaaaagtaaaatatcaatatataagtAGAAACAAATCATTGAGCATATATGTGAGACTTATCCAGTGACGACAATATAATCTGTCCgtcttaaaataattatactcGATGTCGCTAGCTATTCTCACCGTAGAAAAAATAACTGGGAAAAACTTGAAGCAAGTAATTACTCCCTCTTTCCCTAAATGTACatttgatgtcgttgacttttatttgactatttatttattcaaaaaatttacataattattaattatttttatatcatttcatttattattaaataaatttttatgcgtatatataactttacatatttgacaaatttttttaaataagatgaatattcAAACGTGCGTAGAAAAGTCAGATACTTAGGATTTGTCTAATGACACATTCCCTCCCTCAGTTTTAAGTTATAACAGCTAGAGTTATTTCGACCATAAATTGAGTAGGACATCATTTGGTCGCTTAATAAAACAcgaggagaaaataaaaaacaatcagCATATACATCAATGAGAAATATGAGATCATGGCAACCACATCTCCGGAATCCGGACCCGATTTTTCTTCTGGAACTCAGCTGACCACGTATACGCTCCAAAacatcattaaataaaaaacagcgGATCGGGTATAACTACTGTCACGAGGCGATCCATTCTGATCTGAATGAAGGGAGATAATCACCATTACcaaaatccagaaaaaaaacaatactatacaatataaaatagtaTTCTATccaggaaaaaatatttatcatttagtacaaaattaaatcaagCATTTAAAATTATGACCATTGATAATCTTTAGAATGTTAACTTTAAATACAAGACgatacatatattattcttAGTAAGTATCATCATAATACCAcacacttatattttataaatttattgtagcatcaaataacttatcaaaattttagaagtctCACCGAATTATGtcctaaacaataaatatttttaaaagtataaatCTAGAAAGAAGTTTTGGTGTAGAAGCACGTGCAAACTCATAGgattaaaaaacatagaaaatctCTCTCTCATTGTTGTGCAAGTCAACTACTaacccataataactttatttttcgatttttgtgtccaacgtttgattatttgtcttatttaaaaaaattacacacgAACTtagaaaaattagtcacacataaagtactattcatgtttaacatatagtaacaataaaaatattaatcataaaaaaaatcaaataaaacgaagattCAAAGCATTtatccaaaaactaaaaaataaggacggatgtagtaaaaattgataaaataatgTTGGAGTGAATTATTTTCTCATATGTTTTGCCTCCAAAAGTGGAGTAGTAGAAAAATTCAccgttgttttcttttgataCATTTATTTGAAACGACTGTGTTGTTACGGTATGCATTCCAAAGAATTTCATATtcatacatttttattttgcaagtCCTTTAGAACAAACCTGCCCTAAGCGGGGCATGGACAGAATTAACCAGAGGCTGTGAAGGGTTAACGGGTATGGTAATGCACAATTATCGAAAACCGAATCCGATAAGAAAGTCCCGATGTTTAAGTGGTCGGCTGGCCGCTCACCAAACTGGAAAACGAAAACGAAACCTACCAGCGCCACTGCTTCCGCACATCCCGCCAAGCCCCACTCCCTGAACCGAGTTCCGTGAGCCAACACCCACTGACACCCGGGGCCCGAGGTGCTGCGCCATCGATCCCACCAAGGACCGGGTCCACgcgcgacctcgccgaccaGTTCCTTTCCCTTGGCGGAGACGCGGAGGCGCATCCCCGACCTCCATTCCCGGCGCGCTCTCCTTGCTTGCGTCGAATTCAAGTAAAGCTCGAGTTCGGTGCCCCATATCCCTCAGTCCCCGGTGCGATTCGATCGGGTTGGCTTCCAATTTGACGATCGATCGAGGTATGTACGTAGGATGGTTTCTTGGTTTCTTCTCGGGGCTTTCCCCTTTCTAGAGTTCTATGTACTTCTTCGCATGTATGGTGATGCTGATTGGCTTGGTTTGATTTGGTTTCATGGAGAGTTTATAGTGAGGGTTCGTAGTTAGCTTGGATTTCTTTGAGTATCTGTACAAGGGAAGAATTGAATTAACTGAATAGATTAGTTGTGTCGTTCCAATTTTGCTGCTAATTACTTGCTGAACATTTTAGTCGCATTTCATGAATCATGATTGAAATTGAATCGTTAAAGTAGCCTGCTGCTTTATGCATAATCAGGGCAAGTATTTTGTCTGCTATGCagtatctaaaattcaattaaatgtttgaccaatatcgccattcaaaaaaaaatgtttgaccaATATCGAGGTCCAGTGTGCAAGCGGTTCAACCAAGCCGGAGGAATGGACATGTTTTGCGAGTCCCATTGGATTGGATTTCAAACGTTCCATTCCATGCGGACTAGTGCACTGTTTCTGAATATGCTCTCCAcctttaatttaaattattcgGAAGCTTATCTCATTCAGCATGGTTTATCAAGGTTCATCTGAACATTTTCGTTAACATTGTAATTAACGCTTGCATCGCAGAATGTCGAGCCTTGAGGAGCCACTTGGTCTTGGGGACCTGCCAAAGTTGAGTATTAACAGACTTGAAAGGTTCTCTCCAAGTGCCTGCAGAGCAAGCGCTGATGATTGCAGCCCTAGCAAGTAAGTTTTACTCTTCTCAAACCATACAAGGATACATTCTTTCTTTCCTAGTATTTGCTTCTCTCCGGGCCAACGGAAGATCTTTCTTTCCAAGTGTTTGTCATTTTGTCGGATACTAATACCTCCATACATAATGTTTTTCCAGTATTTCAAGGGGTACAAGGAATCATGTACATTTCCACTTATCACAATTCAGTGACacctattatttttcttctaaagGAAACCTGTTTTACTTTATCGCCAGTAGAATTTTATTGCCAAAGGATGCACTGAGACATGCAACATATGACTATGTGGGCTTACTTTCAGTTACAAGCAACGCAATGGTGGCAACAATCAGACGATCTTTCACAGCAGTGCCCATTCATGGCATATGCAAGGTCGATATACCGATTCATCCTGCAATGGAGTGGATATGGAGTTCAGAGCTCTTCCCCGGAAGGtagtttgatcatttgttatTGAATGGTTCATGCGTTCAAATTTCATTTACCTGTTGTAGGTTTCATTAGACCACCTCAAATAGAAGGAACGAACTTAGCATTATGTCTGTGGCAATTCAGTATGTCACAGTCTTTTCTATTTACCTTCATGATTCGTGACTATAAATAAGTCAAAATGGTGGCTAAAGAAGGGTGGTGCTAGTAAAACAGCACcaattatttcatttttctcaCCTGATGATAATTGGTTTTCAGGTTTTATGGGACCTCCCAAGGTTTGTGAAGATAGTTGAAGTTGGACCACGGGATGGTCTGCAAAATGAGAAGAATACTGTACCAACATCGGTAAAGATTGAACTGATACACAAATTGGTGGCTTCTGGGCTATCAGTAGTTGAAGCCACAAGTTTTGTTTCCCCAAAATGGGTGCCGCAGGTAATTACTTAGAGTTAGTGAAAACATGTCGTATC is part of the Oryza brachyantha chromosome 11, ObraRS2, whole genome shotgun sequence genome and encodes:
- the LOC102714133 gene encoding U3 small nucleolar ribonucleoprotein protein MPP10 gives rise to the protein MAMDFDEPFDADKGEAALRRLRDADPALYLSPSADLAAAAREASKHLYASLVPFSPAQPPPLSELLAGPAFDAEQIWSQIELLSRPLVPHLRRQLRRLEHQPPSQAPPRPESKSIDAEEESSEEEEEEEEGEDGEGGELELDDVDHEDESGEEEEEDVKEEHEGKAKHGVEDKFFSIKEMKEFVEKGEEEEYGGGAKQGKKKKRMNWMEEESDEDEEDEQDLDEDEDDGDEEEDDERLDLEDFDDDEEEEGAVGDIMYKHFFEEGSDQKVKKKGGSKKVQFQDEPHEKLEVDDKNDVGIDEQALSTHEKACLKMRAKIEDIEKANLEPSTWTMQGEVNASSRPKNSALEVDLDFEHNVRPAPVITEEVTASLEEMIKKRIIEGHFDDVEKPPPLPSKAPKEHKELDESKSKKGLAELYEDDYAQKAGLAAAPLSISDELKKEANTLFKRICLKLDALSHFHFAPKPVIEDMSIQANVPALAMEEIAPVAVSDAAMLAPEEIFEGKGDVKEDAELTQAERKRRRANKKRRYAESHKRGQLRCRKINC